GCAGCATTGCTATTTTCCATTCAGTGTATGCTACTAGGAGCAACACCCCCCTCCCCATAGTGACAACTAAATATATCCACATATTGCCAAATGTtcctgaaagacaaaatctcctcACTAAGAACCACTGGGTTgaaggaagaaaaaggaggaCAGGACTACCTAAGTCAAGGTCTCAGGACCACAGGCAAGGTCATGCAGCACCCCCAGGCTGACATGTGGACTCCAGCAGATGACATGGAGGCAGGTTTTTAAGGGAGACCAGCCAGGAAGCCATACCTCCTGGAGGCCAGAAATAATGGagtgctggggggtggggggacgtTGATATTCTGAGTGTATTTTGAAGGAAGTCATTGAAGGACTTAGGCGTGGCATGAAAGAGCCAATTCAAAAGTGACTCTTTTTAATTATGTTACTCTATATTAATTTAATTGCCCGAGGAATACAGTAATTGGTGAGGCTGTTCATGAGATGGCGAAGGCAGTTTGTGGGGGAAATCAAGAGCCTGGTTTTGGGCACGAATTTGAGATTCAAATCAAGAAGCTATGCTGGAAAAAAGCTCCAATGGGAGCAAGTTCTTGGGGACTTGGTTCTAGAGAGCTGTGAGCAACCATCCTAAGCTCAACCACCAGGGCTGGAGATGCCTTCGggcttccccagggtcctggctcctGGAGAAGTGGCCCAGGtgtgggagtggggtgggggcAGTGTGATGGGCAGCCTTGTGCAGCACAGGGAGCAGCAACAGGGAGGGCAGCCAGGGCTTCAGGCCCAGGGAAGGCAGCTGTGTCTCTCTCCTCAGGGTCAGGACCAGAAGCCGCTGGTGGTAAATGATGCTCTGCCTCCCTTTTCCCCCTGCCCCCTGCTGATGGCCTTGGCTCTGTCTGCAGGGTCCCactctctgagctacctcttCATGGGCGCTTCAGAGCTGGACCTTGGGCTGCCCTTGTTTGAGGCTTTGGGCTATGTGGATGACCAGTTGTTTGTGTCCTACAATCATGAGAGTCGCAGAGCCGAAGCCAGAGCCCCTTGGGTCCAGGGCAGGACCTCAAGCCAACTGTGGCTGCAGCTGAGTCAGAGCCTGAAAGGCTGGGACCACATGTTCACGGTGGACTTCTGGACCATCATGGACAACCACAACCACAGCAAGGGTACGTGGAGGGGCAAGAGTACTTTACCACCTCAGGGTGCATCTGATGGAAGGAGCTAGAAGgcaagggagaggaagggagtttTCTTCCTGAGCTGACTGGGCCCTTGGGGATGTCGGGACAGGAACCTACTCCTTTGGTGTTGGTAACAAGGCTGGGGTTTTGCCAGAGTCTCACACCCTGCAAGTGATGCTTGGCTGCGAGGTGCAGGCAGACAACAGCACCAGGGGGTTCTGGAAGTATGGATACGATGGGCAGGACCACCTGGAGTTCTGCCCGGACACACTGGATTGGAGGGCAGCAGAGCCCAAGGCCTGGCCCACCAAGCTGGAGTGGGAAGTGCACCAGATTCGGGCCAAGCAGAACAAGGTCTACCTTCAGAGGGACTGCCCCCAGCAGCTGCGGCAGCTCCTGGAGCTGGGGAGAGGCATTCTGGACCAGCAAGGTATGCACCCACGTGCCCCAGGCTCTGGAGATAGCAGGAGGGGGACACAAGGCAGGGGATCCCTCCTGAGATTTTGAAGTCGTTGAAGTTGTGCATGTCTCTCAATGTTCTAGAAAGGGTCTTCCCAATCCTAGGGTCTTCACCTTATAATTGAGATAGACCATGCGACCTCCAGTCAATGGTtttaattgtctttttttttcttttatttttatatgcacatgacTTAAGAGGAAGTGTCTGAGATACCATGAATTCCTGGGCAGGAAAATACCAAGTGGGGTGATATATCGGGGCAGCGGAGTCTCTTGGAGATTAAAGTTACTTTTATAAAACATGGCAGTAACTGCTGCAGCCTGCCTATCATACAAGGCCCTTTCTTACGAGAATGAATGCAgggttcatccagaagaatggatAATCTGTATTCAGTCATTTTTGATCCAGGTAAAGGGAGATTTCATCTGTCAGAACAGAGGACATGGGTAACAGCTATACGCATTTTCATGGTAGGCGGGGTCAGGCTTATATAAATGGAACTGATCTCCAAGTGTCACTGCCTCAGACGTAGACCATGGAAAGCACCTGAGAACAAAGGGTGTCCCTGCTGCCGTGTTCTCTCTGAAGGGTGCCTTCCTCCAGCCTTTGCAGGGAGTGAAACCCCAGTCTTGCTGGCAGGATGAAAGTCCCCCTGTCCTcactcttcctctttcttgtcAAGTGCCTCCATGGGTGAAGGTGACGCGTCACGTGACCTCTGCAGTGACCACTCTGCGGTGTCGGGCTCTGAACTTCTACCCCCAGAACATCAGCATGAGGTGGTTGAAGGACAGCCAGCCCCTGGATGCCAAGGGGGTTGAGCCTCAGGACGTGCTGCCCAGTGGGGACGGCACCTACCAGGGCTGGGTGGCCTTGGCTGTGCCCCCTGGGGAGGAGCAGAGGCACACCTGCCAGGTGGGGCACTCAGGCCTGGACCAGCCCCTCCTGGCCACCTGGGGTAGGTGCCGGCTGGGCTGAGGACGTCTGCTGTGCGGGCAGGGGTGGTCTGGGTGGCGTGGAGGCCGGTCTGCTGGGGTCGGGGTGCTAGTCGTGGGCTTGAACTTGCTCTGCTGTTTCAGCGCCCTCGTCGCCCAGCACCCCGGTGATTGGCGTCATCAGTGGCACCATGGTTTGCATCCTCGCCGTCTTTACTGGAGTTTTACTGGGAACTCTAAGGAAGAAGCACGTCTCCAGTGAGTAGGAGGGGGAGGTGCTGGGCCTCCTCCCAGGGTGTCCTAGTCCTTGGGAAGCAGGCAGGGAGCTAAAGTTCTGGACTCAGCAAACAGCCTGTGAGCAGGTGCTATTTCACAAGAGCTGTTTAAGTAACAGCCGGGGCTTTGAGGCTAAGGAAGCCACTACCCAAATCCTGTAGGGGATGAAATCTATGGTAAGTGAGTACCATTGAGGAGACCCCTGAGGCCCAGCAGGTGTGGCACGAGTGCTTCAGGGTGTCCAGGGACGGATGAGTCCTGTCCGCTAGGGTCAAGAATGGCTCTGAACCTTGACAAAGGGGGATCTTTAGATGAGGCCGAGGACCACAGGGTCTACACCGCTGAGCGACCACTCAAGGAGGACCATGTGGGCAGGAGAGCAATGGTCACTGTACCTTGCCCCTGGCTTTGCATTCCTGGGTGTCAGCAGCTTGGCCCTCTGGACTTCTGTTGTGTGGGGAAAAGACGGGAAGACAGCGCTCAGCTCATGCAGAGTCCTGAGCACTGGGCGTCAGTGAGGGGACGCAGCAGGGAGGACCTTGCTTTCCTGTGGTGAATGGTTGATGGGAGGAGGGGGGAGACCAGGTAGAAAGCCAACAAACAGTTCCAGACCAGCCGTGACGGTGCTGAAGTCAGGCCCGGGGACAGGTGGTCAGGGGTGCCATGGGAACGGGGAAGGGAGGGACAGGAGGAGGCGCAAGGCGGCCTGGTCTGTGCTGCCTGCCCTTGGGCTCTTGTCTTCACAGGAGGCGTCCCCAGGGACTACGTCTTAGCGGATCGCCAGTGAAGGCAGCCTGCTGACCTCCTGCAGGGAGGAAGGAAACACAGCCAGACTCAAAGATGGCGGCCGCACTTGTGGACTCCTCAGTGTTTGGGGACAGAATTGGGCCTTCCAAACAGAAAGTGCTGCAGAACTCTGCTCCAGTCTTCCCTGCTGACTTCCCCAGGACGTTTCCTCCCCTGTGTCTTGGTTCCTGCATGACAGCAGCCCCAGGCTGTGACCTGTCCCCCAGAGCTGGTTCTCATAAATCTCAGGCTGACTGTGGAGACTTCCTTCATCTCCCCTCTCACCTGGGACCCCACACACCTGTCATCTCATCTCCTGTATGCGGAAGAGGACTCCTTACACTTTAGGGActcatggttccttttaacatctGAGAAAAGCCATGGTCCTTCACCCCAGGGTGTGCATATTTGTACTCCTGACAGAATTTTGCACACATATTCTCACATTCAGGACCCACTTGGCTTTCTCTAAATCCTCTCTATTATCCAGTGTCTGTCACCACAGCCTGGTTTTGTTCCATCAAAGTATGATCTGGGACATGGCACAGTCGTGGAGGCTGTGCACTGCACCACTGAGGGGGCGCCTCTCCTGGCCAAGGATGGCTGTTTGTGTGCAGTGTGATGGTTTTCAGCAGAGGAGAAGATTAAGGAGGGCTACCTTTTTCTCATTTGCACAAAGATGCCTTATAGGTTTTCAGAGTTAAATGGCACCTGCATTTGTGATGCCTGTTTGGTATGCTGGACCCAGAGTACCTTGTCTTGTTGTTCTGACAAAGGAAATCATGACAAGGATGATCATAGTAATGATAATGAGGCTGACACTTGTTTTCCAAAAGTGCCTGGTGTCAGTCAGTTCTGAGCCTCTGCTCACATGCGTTATCGGGTGCAGTTCTTATACTAATCCTACAAAGTAGGTACTGTTATTCTCCCACCCTGCCTTTTAGAGGAAGAAAGTGAACTACAGAGCGTCTTGCCACTTGCCAGGGATGGAGATGGCTTTCAGACTCAGTCCGTCTGGCTGCTTGATCCTTCACTACATGTGGGAAGGACTCCGAGTGTGGTCCCTCACTCCTCCGCTGTTCTTTCTGACTCTCTTTAACTCCGTAGGAGGACTGTGATTGGTGTGTTCAGTTGGTGGCTGTACTAGACTTGACTGCGTCCACCTTCAGCCATTGCCTCTGGAGTCAGAATCCTGATGTCACTTCCCTCTTCAGACTAGAGCAGTATTTCTCATTGTTAGCTGAGGAAATGGAAGCTGTCAGGCAGCTTGGAGGACACCCcgcccagcatcctccaggggctGCTGGTTCTCAGCCCCAGTTATGCACATCCTAAGAAATCAGTCTAACCCGGTCACTTTCAAACTCTGGGAAAGTGAGTCATCCAAGCGTGTTGGAGAGTCACGTACGCATGGGTCCATAGATCTCCATCCAGGTGCCATGGGCCTACTTTCTGTTGCCTCATACTTTTGGCTGCAATGTATACATTTGGCTGCGTGTCCTGTAGCTCTGTGGGAAGGCAGGTGCCTCAAGAAACCAAGCTCAGCTCAAAAGTTTAAAAATGGTAGGCACTGAATTTGAGCAGAGAatctcaacttaaaaaaaaaaaaaaaaaaactttatgtttttcttctgtttatgaAAGTTTTATAGAAGAAAGTAAAATTGAGCTCACTGTAgaaaagttgaaaataaaattaaagctaCCATTCCACGAGCCAGTGATATACTCTATTGACGACTCATGTATACTGCCTTTTGCTATTGCTGCATTACAGTATatgaattaaacacacacacatacaccatacacacacacacatgctcacaaTTGTGGTGTTTACGGCATGATTTTACTAATATTGTTCATCATGCAGATAATTAACTGTTCATGTAGAAGACATTCACGttgcttttaatgttttttatatttttttcccatggAATACTTTCATTAAACTGTGGTTGCTGAATTGATTGTTTTTATTCACTGTCGAGACATTACCATCTAATCATAAGACATTGGCTATTTTATCTTCAAAGCCagcatatttttaaataactaatACTACTAAACTCCAAACAGAATGCCCGAGGGCGTCTCTTATCCTACCTCCTGAATGGATGTCACAATTAATTCTGCAGCGGCTTGTGTTGTATTTGTTTTGTCTCACTCAGGCTAAAATTGCAAGAAACACCCTAGTCTTCACAAGAATATTCGGATTAATCAGCGACTGGCCTGTTAATTTTTTGCTACCATAGAAATGATAAAGCgctattttctttcagtgtttcttaGTTTCATTTTTCTGGCCTCTGTTCATCAACTTTTAAAGCCAGCTACatttgaaaaaattgaaggcctaggtctttttttttttttttttttttttagatatgacagtagaatgtatttagattattatacatatatggagtacgaCCTGTTCGAATtggattccattcttgtggtcgTATATAATATGGAGTTACATTTGTCCTGTAGTCATTTAGGAGCAAAGGATCCTTGtgtgggggaggggaagaatagaagaccCACATTTTAGATTCTGCACCTTTCGCCTTTGGCAAAAATTCAGCGGGTGAGTTAGGGGGTGGCGCCACCTGGTGGCCGTGATAACGGTGTCACCGTGTCACGTGTCCAGGGTGCTAGCGGGTGGGTGAAGGTAAAGAGTTCAAAGAGGGCCTTTGCAAGGAACACTGGCAGAGAAAAGCGGCTGAaattagaggggaaaaaaaaaaaaaaaacagattcccGCTGTTGCAGCGGCTGGAATCCCAGGTCACTGTGAGCTGCGTCAGTCGGTGACAGGCCAGGAGAACAGCCACCGGGTCATCCGAGCCAAGTGCAGTGGCTGAGGGGGCTTGCTGGGCCTCCTGAGTGTGCTTTATGTATCGTGAAACTGGCACACTTAAAAAGCAACCTCTTTCAGTAACTTGCCAAACTTTCTTATAAAGTTGTTTTTCTCCCCCTGTTTCGGTTCTAACTACACTCTGACTGGCTGTCCCAGCGATTGTCATGGCTTTAAGCATTAGAGATGCTCACGTGTGGGCAGGTATTGTAGACATGGGGTCAACCCTGTAGACTTAGGGTCATAATTTGTTCTTCTCCTCTTTGTATCAGGAATTACTCCAACAATGTAATAACATGTAGAATATAAACACAATGTGAAAACACTTTGCAGGACAATTTTATTATGAAGCTCGGCTGCTTCCACAAGGCCGTGCGGCATGGCACAGATGCTCAGCATTCTGTTTCTTAGCAGCAGTTTAAGGAGTGCAAGATCCATGTGGTGTATCTTGAGTAGATGCTTCTCTATTGCCTATTTTTTGCCCAAGATGCATTTGCATCCTCAGTAGAGTCTTCTGTGGCATGAATGCcttctaaaactatttttatgcTAGTTCTTGTTACTTACTAGATATCAGCCTTTTTTCTGAACATTAATGTAATTCTCCCGAAGAATCCTGTGAAGAAGGAACTACAGATGTTCTGTTACCCTTATTTTGATTTTAGGGAAaccaaggcacagagaggttatgtAACTTTCTGAATCTTACACAGGTAGAAATGGGGTGCTGCAGTTTCAATCCAGTGAATCTGTCTCAGAGTCAAGCTCTCAACCCCTACACAACACTTACCTTTGCATTCAGAAACATGTGTGGCTCTGTTCCTGTCCTCTTGGGGTATAACCCCAAGCATTCATCTGCTGCTGGGTAATAACACTTCGATGCTTCTATCCTGAGGATGGAATTTGTTTTAACACTTCAGAATTTATTATAGCCCTATAATTTTATCAGAAATATTTTGACACATTTTTTCAGGtatgtattttttcttaatttaagaattttttctgTAGTACAAAAATTTCTACCTATTAGATTCACATTTCCATTTATTCTCTGTatcatttccatttcttttctgtATCATTCAGACCCATGATGGGCATGAGAAATATTGAAATGGGTAGTACTGAAGCCCTACAAATTGTTTTAGCTACCAGATTTGTGGAGAAAGTATTGTTATTTTTGAGAAATCAAATTATGGGTTTGAGTCCTAAAATTCTGAAAAGAATTTTGGAATCTTCAACACACTCTTTAGAAGGTAACTATCAATCTTTGTATAGACTTCAGTGCACGTCTTCTCAGGTAACTTTACTCTGTAGGTACATGGAATGTCCTAGGTCCATTCCTTAAGCTGAGTTGCTGCACTGGACTTTGATAAAACAGTCAATAACCAACTTCACAACTGCCCAAAGAGCTTAGCCACCTGTACAGGggcatctttttaaaatatggatttaACTATCAAtggtctttcttttgtctaaattTGAGTTCCCAATTAAAGCAAATACAAAATTCTTTCTTTGGGCTTTACGTGTATGTGATTAAGAAAGTATTCAAGagaattttgaaaatcaaatgtatTTGCAACCAAGTTTATAAAAATTTTGAAGCAAATGTTTATAATAACTGTCCAAATAACTTCTTTAAAAAGCAGTTCAAAGCACAGTAATAGTGTTTACAGGAGTGTTCACACGAGAGAGCAGGCCCAGTGAGTACacatgaaaaagaaaacttggactgAAGAGAAAAAGCAGGAACATTCTCTTAGAAGAGTAAAGAGGGGAAGAAAGGAAAACTGGGAGGTCCTTAGTGCAGGCTACTGAGCCAAAGATATGCCAATATTGATGACTGCTTAAGCCAGGGAAGGTGAGTCTGTGCTCTTAGCCAGGGTGAAGGCCAGAGGCTAGAAAAGAGAAACACTCTGAAGCCCAAGATGGGTGTGAGGGGGGCCAGCATCTAGCAGAGCTGTCTGCCCAGGCCAGGGGTGGGGGTGCTGACTGTCTGgggagggcggggggggggggggttgtgcTATGGGAATGTTTTACAGCCCAGGACGCCTGAGCCCCTAGAGACTGTGCTTGGGCACTTCCATCATTGTGATATAGCTCCAAGGTGTTTCCAACCTGGTGTTTCTTTACTTTTCACTGAAGAATAATTATACACTAAAAGTCATAGTGAATGCTGGACAGCTTTTGTTgagaactatttttaaaaagttaacctGGTTATCCATTAACTTGGTCATTCATTAACTTGGTTATTCTGATGGAGTTAGTGGAGGAGGCGGCAGTGTGGACAGTATGAATTCTTAAAGATTAATATTATAGTTTTGTTTGAGTGCTTCATATGTTCTAGTAGCCACGACGTGTTTGCAGAGTTTTTACCTGAAGGGCCTAGTTCACAGGCTGTGTGGATGGGTTCTGGTACTCTAGGTTCACCcagaaggaagaggaaaaggaagagagaataGGGAACTATTTATTTTCAGGAATGAGCCTTCCTTCTCCCAAGCCATGATCAGGTACTACTCTTCCTGGAATAGAAAAGTCCATTTTTAATacatatctacatatatatttatatgtgtatatatacatatgtttgtCTATTTGTttgatcatcttttttttttcttttagtctcTGTCATTGAGAAAAATTAGAACAGGGGATATATGAAATACAtactagaaaaaaagaaacaaattaaatgtgaaataaaagtgaGGTTTATTAACAATCTAATAGGCAAAATAATGTTGGGGAAAAAGCAATATAAAACTCCAGTTTAACCAAAGATGGCACTTTCTGGCATGTGTGTCAGGGCACAAAATTACCATGCTTTATACACTATAATTCTATTTTCCTGAATTAAAAAGCACATTGAGATTCAGAGTTTTGTGAATGGTCTGGGTCCTTGTACTTTTTCTCTGCTACATTTGACCTTCAGCCTTAGCAAATATGCTAAAAGTATGTGGTGGGGAGTCAGGAATCTAAAACCTTTCAATCTGGGGACAGAAGAAAACCACTTGATGATTTTAGAAGTGTTACAAACCATATGACATTTGCAGTTTTCCTGCCCCCTCTGGATCTCTTTTTCCCAGTGCATCTCTTTTCATGTGAGCAGGTCTGAGGCTCTCATACCTTGTATATCTCCTCATAGTCTCATTCTAAGAATCCACAATAGGTCTGTTAACTGAGGGGAGGTGGGCAGTGTGCCTGTTTGTTTTTTCAGACAACAGTGATTGTCccgtgcctataattccagtggctcagaggccgaggcaggaggatcataaattccaagccagcttcaacactctaacaaggccctaagcaacttagaccctgtctcaaaataaaaaataaaaaggtctgggggtgtagctcaggtgttaagcacccctaggttcaatcctcagtaccgtgtgtgtgtgtgtgtgtgtgtgtgtgtgtgtgtgtgtgaaaatttCCAAAATCTGCATCAGGAAGCTGAGAAACTTGGTTTGAAGAGATTTTCAACCTTATTCAgacctatttctttctttctttctttttttttttttttttttggtctggttttggttttgttttcttagTGTGATTAGCCTTATTTTAACATCAATAATCTTATCAAAGGACTCCCAGGGAGGAATTTGTAGGCTCTGTAATAACCTTAATCAAGTATTAGCCTAGTACTACAATTAATCCCCAGTTCTACAAAACGTATGTTCCTTTGTCTCCAAAACCTGAGCAAGTTGAAAGTGGATGAATACAGGCAGTAAGGGAAGCCTGTTTGTAATTTCGTGGAGATCAGACAGGTTCAGCAGTCCAGGGAAAGGGGAGACAGATAACTGATTACGCAAGCCCCCAAGCTTAGCTCTGTTCTCTTGTTCCCTGATTCAGACttttgccaaaaaataaaaaaataataataaaataaaaagtcaataAATGTTGACTCAAATTAGAAAACAGGAGATAGATTTAACTTGCAGTTGTTTTTCTACCGTTTCATATTCCCAAGCATAAAAGAGACTTTTTAGGTAGTTTTGTCATGGCCAGCCTTAAACTTTACCCAGCATCCAGACAATCAAAATGTGTTGGTTTAACGAGGAATACCTGCAGTACTGGAGATAAAGTCCATCCACACAAGAATCCATTTTATTTTAGACGTTGTTTGTACTCACGCCCAAGGAACCCCTACCTAATTTATGCCTACTAGGTGAAAACAGAAGGAAATGTGGGATGGGACTCCTTCTCAGTGACACTGACCCAATAAGATTAATCGCAATTTGCAGAAGCGCAGACAGGATAACGCAATACAAAACAGAAGTAAAGCTTTTCAGCCAAAGCAGTCAGTACCTCTCCTTCCAGCCGCCCAATGAAAAGCTACGTTTCACTGACCAATCAAAACATCGAGGTCTTAATAAGGCGTTCTTTTTGCTCCACCCCCTTCGGTGACCTAATTTGGAAAACCCCAGTCAACGTAGGTGGTTTTCAATCAGGTCCGCATGAGTATTATTTAAAGGGCTTGTTAGGTCTGGCGGTACTGTTCGCAGCCATGTCAGGTCGCGGCAAAGGAGGCAAAggcctgggcaagggcggcgccaAGCGCCACCGTAAAGTCCTGCGCGACAACATCCAGGGCATCACCAAGCCCGCCATCCGCCGCCTGGCCCGCCGTGGCGGCGTCAAGCGCATCTCCGGGCTCATCTACGAGGAGACCCGCGGCGTGCTCAAGGTGTTCCTGGAGAACGTGATCCGCGACGCCGTCACCTACACCGAGCACGCCAAGCGCAAGACGGTCACGGCCATGGACGTGGTCTACGCGCTCAAGCGCCAGGGCCGCACCCTCTACGGCTTCGGCGGCTGAGCGTCCTGGTGCCGCCATCACCTGCTTTTCTCAACTAAAGGCCCTTTTCAGGGCCGCCCACGAGTTCATACAAAGAGCTGGACTGGCCTTAAGGGGTTATAAGGCTGCTTAGGAAAAGTGACTTGATGAATCTTAGGCCAAGAGGGAGATACAATGTACCCGGCAGCACATGCTTTAAAAGTGCTCGTACATAACACGTTTGGAAGCATTTGAAAAGCGCCCCTTTTGCGTGTAGCTGGGTGGTCTGAGACGATTGCACATAGCCTCCTATTTCATCACATGTATTGCACAACCTAAGCTTCTCAGGCAAAACACTCAATGGGCCGTGAAGTTGAATTTTGGGGGGAGGTTATTAACATTTGCACTGTACTACTACTGACTAAAGTGAGGCCTTGTAATGTGCCACCGGACTACAGGAAAAATGACTGGCTATATTGTAAGAGCTGTACAAAAACTTGGAAAACTGGAGACAGGTTGGTAACACCAAGAGCAACCTGTAGGGAGTCCCAGTGTTGTAACTTGGGGTCTGGTGGTGAGCCATCCTTCATCCTGTATGGGCTCACTGCCAGGTCAGACAAATGAAGCATGGTCTTGGACCATTCTCACAATTCCAGCCTCGTAGGAACATGAGGAACATCAGCTTAAAGGCAGGCAAGAACGGGGTTGATTAGCTACACATAGAAATCTGTTAGGTTATGTTCCATTTTAGTGCACAATTTTTACAAAAAGCCAAAATATATAAATGGGAGGTGAGGACCTAGTGAGCCACCGAAGAACATACTGGAATGCACTGCATAGTTTTGCAGTGGATTTTGTTCAGTCACTCCTGAAACCACAGCTGAAAACAAATTTACATTAGCATAGACttaatatttatgatagttatgtaaGAATGCTAAATCAAattaaggaaaaattaaaaatttaaaaaggtactTCAGCTTGGACCCTGTGTATTTCTACAATTTTTAGGACAGAAAGATTTAATTTGGGCCCTAACAACTGCAGTCATAAATATTTCTATAAAGGTTTAAGGTAACTTTTAGTTATTTCAGTGTATCTTGGCCTGTAGACTGCTCTGGCACTCTCATAAATAAGATGTATTAAAATATTAAGATcagccaggtgctgtggcacacacctgtaatctcatggctctggaggcagaggcaggaggatttcaaaatcaaagccagcctcaccgatATAGTGAGGCatgaagcaactcagggagagcctgtctctaaataaaatacaaaatatagctagggatatggctcagtggtagagtgccctgagttcaatccccagtaccaccccccccccaaaaaaaaattaagatgacATTCCTACTAGACCAATagtttcaaaatacacattatgaaaGATGACGTTTGTTGATGTATCGGTCATCTCATAGCATAAACACTACTTGACATTCTTGCAACTGTACACTGAAAGTATTTTCAACCATCACACAGGAGGAACATTAAAGTTAATGAGAGGTTCAACTTCCCTATCTCCAGTCCTGGAACACAATGATTCATAATTCAGTCAATGGACACCAGGGAAACTGACTAGAATTATACATCTTAAAAGGGTAAACTGgacttaagaatttttttttcaacaaaatgAAGCTTATTTCTGTGCTTATTCCTGTTCTCCATTTTGATAATTCCAGAAGCAGATAATTCTGCAAAGCAGACCGTCTTCTACAGCACACCCTTCTATACCCCAACTACATTTGCCATCTCATGTGGTCAACTCTATCTCACTAGTGTAACTCACCTTGCTAGTACAATATAAGAACTAATATTTTTCCAGTGTCAAGCCATTTTAAAAATTTGGGTGGCTCTTAAAAGAGCCTTTGGGTTCGTAGACAATTCGGCTTATCTCCTCTCTTCACTTCTTCGAAGCCGCCTTCCTAGGGTTGGCTTTCTGCAGAGCCAGCTTGGGCTTCCCGGTCTTGGGCTTCCCTGCTCTGGCCTTGGCAGGGCTCTTCCGCTGCTGGATGCCCTTGGCTCCTTTGGTCTTCCTCCCACTCGCCGGAGCTTTCTTAGGTGTAGGCCTGGGCTTTTTGGTTCCTTTGTTGGTTTTGGCACCCTTTGGGGACCTTGAGTCCTTGGACAGGACCAGCTTCTTGGCCTTGGCAGAAGTAGGCTTTCTGACTTTGGCCTTGGTGGCTTCAGGAGCAGCCTTTCTGCTGAGCTTGAAGGAGCCAGAGGCACCAGTACCCCTGGTCTGCACCAGAACACCCTTGCCCACCAGACTCTTAAGAGCCAACTTGATGCGGCTGTTATTCTTCTCAACGTCATATCCTGCAGCGGTCAGGGCCTTCTTGAGCGCAG
This region of Callospermophilus lateralis isolate mCalLat2 chromosome 6, mCalLat2.hap1, whole genome shotgun sequence genomic DNA includes:
- the Hfe gene encoding hereditary hemochromatosis protein isoform X1, whose amino-acid sequence is MGPRARRALLPLLLLLVVLVRTEVPQGRPPRSHSLSYLFMGASELDLGLPLFEALGYVDDQLFVSYNHESRRAEARAPWVQGRTSSQLWLQLSQSLKGWDHMFTVDFWTIMDNHNHSKGTYSFGVGNKAGVLPESHTLQVMLGCEVQADNSTRGFWKYGYDGQDHLEFCPDTLDWRAAEPKAWPTKLEWEVHQIRAKQNKVYLQRDCPQQLRQLLELGRGILDQQVPPWVKVTRHVTSAVTTLRCRALNFYPQNISMRWLKDSQPLDAKGVEPQDVLPSGDGTYQGWVALAVPPGEEQRHTCQVGHSGLDQPLLATWAPSSPSTPVIGVISGTMVCILAVFTGVLLGTLRKKHVSRGVPRDYVLADRQ
- the Hfe gene encoding hereditary hemochromatosis protein isoform X2, yielding MGPRARRALLPLLLLLVVLVRTEVPQGRPPRSHSLSYLFMGASELDLGLPLFEALGYVDDQLFVSYNHESRRAEARAPWVQGRTSSQLWLQLSQSLKGWDHMFTVDFWTIMDNHNHSKESHTLQVMLGCEVQADNSTRGFWKYGYDGQDHLEFCPDTLDWRAAEPKAWPTKLEWEVHQIRAKQNKVYLQRDCPQQLRQLLELGRGILDQQVPPWVKVTRHVTSAVTTLRCRALNFYPQNISMRWLKDSQPLDAKGVEPQDVLPSGDGTYQGWVALAVPPGEEQRHTCQVGHSGLDQPLLATWAPSSPSTPVIGVISGTMVCILAVFTGVLLGTLRKKHVSRGVPRDYVLADRQ
- the LOC143400976 gene encoding histone H4, translated to MSGRGKGGKGLGKGGAKRHRKVLRDNIQGITKPAIRRLARRGGVKRISGLIYEETRGVLKVFLENVIRDAVTYTEHAKRKTVTAMDVVYALKRQGRTLYGFGG
- the H1-6 gene encoding histone H1t, yielding MSETAPAAPTDPVPGPMEKPPAKKRGKKAVGLTGAGRKARSSSVSKLITEALSESQERAGVSLAALKKALTAAGYDVEKNNSRIKLALKSLVGKGVLVQTRGTGASGSFKLSRKAAPEATKAKVRKPTSAKAKKLVLSKDSRSPKGAKTNKGTKKPRPTPKKAPASGRKTKGAKGIQQRKSPAKARAGKPKTGKPKLALQKANPRKAASKK